One window of Papaver somniferum cultivar HN1 chromosome 9, ASM357369v1, whole genome shotgun sequence genomic DNA carries:
- the LOC113313399 gene encoding carotene epsilon-monooxygenase, chloroplastic-like — translation MTSSASLLSLSSLCSLANPQQTQILLKPIFTSSRKNPPQILSIKSSKGEETNNKNGSWVSPDWLTSITKSLSNTSNDDSGIPIASAKLDDVSDLLGGALFLPLFKWMKEYGPIYRLAAGPRNFVIVSDPLIAKHVLRNYGTKYSKGLVIEVSEFLFGSGVAIAEGSLWTARRRAVVPSLHKAYLSIIVDRVFCKCAERLVEKLKTDADNGTPVNMEAKFSQLTLDVIGLAVFNYNFDSLTADSPVIEAVYTALKEAEARSTDLLPYWKIDLLRKVIPRQIKAEKAVTVIRQTVEELIAKCKKIVEAEGEQIDGEEYVNDADPSILRFLLASREEVSSVQLRDDLLSMLVAGHETTGSVLTWTLYLLSKDPPSLMRAQEEVDRVLQGRSPKYADIKELKYVTRCINESLRLYPHPPVLLRRALVPDVLPGNYKVNAGQDVMISVYNVHRSPQVWENAEEFMPERFDLGGPVPNETNTDFRFIPFSGGPRKCLGDQFAMMEAIVALAIFLQRMNFELVPDQNISMTTGATIHTTNGLYMTLSQRQVQPTFASAASR, via the exons ATGACTTCATCAGCTTCTctcctttctctatcttcactCTGTTCATTAGCAAACCCTCAGCAAACCCAAATCCTCCTGAAACCCATTTTCACTTCTTCCAGAAAAAACCCACCTCAAATTCTATCCATTAAATCATCTAAAGGTGAAGAAACCAATAACAAAAATGGTTCATGGGTTAGTCCAGATTGGTTAACATCAATAACAAAATCACTTAGTAATACTAGTAATGATGATTCAGGTATACCAATTGCAAGTGCTAAACTTGATGATGTTTCTGACCTTTTAGGTGGTGCTCTTTTTCTTCCATTGTTTAAATGGATGAAAGAATATGGACCAATTTATCGTCTTGCAGCTGGTCCTAGGAATTTTGTTATAGTTAGTGATCCTCTTATTGCTAAACATGTTTTGAGAAACTATGGTACTAAGTATTCTAAAGGTCTTGTGATTGAAGTCTCTGAATTCTTGTTTGGGTCTGGTGTTGCCATTGCTGAAGGCTCCCTTTGGACG GCGAGGCGACGGGCAGTGGTTCCATCTCTTCATAAGGCGTACTTGTCGATAATAGTAGATAGGGTATTCTGCAAGTGCGCGGAAAGGTTGGTAGAGAAACTTAAAACAGATGCAGACAATGGTACACCTGTGAATATGGAGGCAAAATTTTCGCAGTTAACTTTAGATGTTATAGGATTAGCAGTGTTCAACTACAATTTTGATTCACTTACTGCTGATAGTCCTGTTATTGAGGCTGTCTATACTGCGCTAAAAGAGGCAGAGGCTCGTTCAACGGATCTTTTACCTTATTGGAAG ATTGATTTGTTGCGCAAGGTAATTCCTAGACAAATCAAAGCTGAAAAGGCAGTTACTGTTATAAGACAAACTGTTGAAGAACTTATAGCAAAGTGTAAGAAGATTGTTGAAGCTGAGGGCGAGCAGATTGACGGGGAGGAGTATGTGAATGATGCAGATCCTAGCATCCTTCGCTTCTTGCTTGCAAGCAGAGAAGAG GTTTCAAGTGTACAGTTGCGAGATGACCTTTTATCAATGTTAGTTGCTGGCCACGAGACAACCGGTTCAGTCTTGACATGGACACTATACCTTCTAAGTAAG GACCCACCATCCTTGATGAGAGCTCAAGAAGAGGTCGACAGGGTTCTACAAGGAAGATCCCCCAAGTACGCGGATATAAAGGAACTCAAGTATGTGACACGCTGTATAAATGAATCACTTCGTCTCTACCCACATCCTCCT GTGTTGTTAAGGAGAGCTCTAGTTCCTGATGTGCTTCCTGGAAATTACAAGGTCAATGCTGGTCAAGATGTAATGATATCGGTGTACAATGTCCATCGTTCTCCCCAG GTCTGGGAGAATGCAGAAGAATTTATGCCTGAAAGATTCGACTTGGGTGGACCGGTTCCTAATGAAACAAATACAGATTTCAG ATTCATTCCATTCAGTGGGGGGCCTCGAAAGTGTTTAGGTGACCAGTTTGCGATGATGGAGGCAATTGTTGCACTTGCTATTTTCCTTCAGCGCATGAACTTTGAGCTAGTTCCAGATCAAAACATCAGCATGACTACTGGAGCTACTATTCATACAACAAAT GGTTTGTACATGACACTGAGTCAAAGACAAGTTCAGCCTACATTTGCTTCTGCTGCTTCTAGGTAA
- the LOC113312001 gene encoding uncharacterized protein LOC113312001: MVNLTSGHLFGDVIPWYQWLIKTIGFPTWNEFCRYYCSRFGSKEDDDPEGALAKLYQTGNVRKYKTMFERLANRCCSLPELFIIRCFISGLKEDIKAGVNFLSPQSLSQAYVMAERQEDTLGMLVSTISKRCNSWKFASPSLPTHSNQILPKQSDLALPSAVPKLVTTGPRRLSIAEQLDRKAKNLCFNCDEQLKPGHRCKRPQLLLLEMEYENSSFVPENEQATEEQPALEVSLNANVGNQRSGTMKLLGYISKHQVTVLVDSGSTHNFLHPRIVKQCGIHVDNSHPMSVTVANGSTVNYPGHCSKVKLVLRGHTFTLDFYILHVCDYEIVFGADWLQSLGVIQWDFRQLTMSFDMDAKPITLNGVPTTFSQVLDEGEFQKIFLQEGRGLYICLLDSCATIEPQMSTYVTSLLEQYSDLFEALTELPPRHDHDHRIPLLPGSAPTNVRPYRYPHFQRSEIEKLIYEMRDTGIIRPSTSPFSSPVDHSKIEATMQWPRPTSLKPLRGFLGLTGYYRKFVREYGYVQTKFHESEIEFNELKTALSTTPTLASPDFTREFVLECDASGLGLGVFLTQDCVFQ; this comes from the exons ATGGTGAACTTAACTTCTGGTCATTTATTTGGGGATGTCATTCCATGGTATCAATGGTTAATTAAAACCATTGGATTTCCAACGTGGAATGAATTTTGTCGTTACTACTGTTCTAGATTTGGGTCAAAGGAAGATGATGATCCGGAAGGGGCATTAGCAAAGTTATATCAAACTGGAAATGTCCGCAAGTATAAAACTATGTTTGAACGCCTTGCAAATCGTTGTTGCTCTTTACCAGAACTATTTATTATTCGTTGTTTTATCTCTGGTCTCAAAGAAGATATCAAAGCAGGCGTGAATTTTTTATCTCCTCAATCACTATCTCAAGCATATGTTATGGCAGAACGACAAGAAGACACTCTTGGTATGTTGGTATCTACAATTTCAAAGAGATGTAATAGTTGGAAATTTGCATCTCCTTCACTACCCACCCATTCCAACCAAATACTTCCTAAGCAATCAGATCTTGCATTACCTTCTGCAGTTCCTAAATTAGTAACCACGGGACCCCGACGTTTGAGTATTGCAGAGCAGCTTGACAGAAAAGCAAAAAACTTATGTTTCAACTGTGATGAACAACTTAAACCGGGTCATCGGTGTAAGCGACCTCAGCTGTTACTATTGGAAATGGAGTATGAAAATTCCAGTTTCGTTCCAGAAAATGAACAAGCTACGGAAGAACAACCTGCTTTggaagtttctttgaatgctaaCGTTGGAAATCAAAGATCTGGAACTATGAAACTTTTGGGATACATTTCCAAACACCAGGTAACAGTATTGGTAGACTCTGGTTCTACTCATAATTTCCTTCATCCCAGAATTGTGAAGCAGTGTGGCATACATGTTGATAACTCTCATCCTATGAGTGTTACAGTCGCAAACGGGAGCACAGTGAATTATCCTGGCCATTGTTCCAAGGTGAAGTTAGTCCTCCGGGGGCATACTTTTACTTTAGATTTTTATATTCTTCATGTTTGTGATTATGAGATTGTTTTTGGTGCCGATTGGCTTCAAAGTCTTGGTGTTATTCAGTGGGATTTTCGACAACTAACAATGAGTTTTGATATGGATGCAAAACCAATTACTTTAAATGGGGTCCCTACTACATTTTCTCAAGTCCTTGATGAAGGTGAGTTCCAAAAAATTTTCTTACAAGAAGGTCGTGGGTTATATATCTGTTTATTGGATTCTTGTGCTACAATAGAACCTCAGATGTCTACATATGTTACATCATTACTTGAACAATACTCAGACTTGTTTGAAGCTCTGACTGAGTTACCACCACGTCATGATCATGACCACCGAATTCCTCTACTACCTGGAAGTGCTCCAACTAATGTACGTCCTTACCGGTATCCTCATTTTCAGAGAAGTGAAATCGAGAAATTAATTTATGAAATGCGTGATACTGGAATTATACGTCCAAGCACAAGTCCTTTTTCTTCACCG GTGGATCACTCCAAAATAGAAGCTACGATGCAATGGCCTAGACCAACATCTTTAAAGCCGCTGCGAGGATTTTTGGGTCTTACTGGGTATTACCGGAAATTTGTTCGTGAATATGGATATGTTCAAACCAAATTCCATGAATCTGAAATAGAATTTAATGAGTTGAAGACAGCCTTATCAACTACACCAACTTTAGCGTCACCAGATTTTACTCGTGAGTTTGTTCTAGAGTGTGATGCTTCTGGCCTGGGATTAGGTGTTTTCTTAACACAAGATTGCGTATTTCAGTAA
- the LOC113312002 gene encoding zinc finger MYM-type protein 1-like: MLRYFQRKNRDNNATTTPSVSNLHSTTRNHVIHAESSSAQNVAPSCAAENDVNENLLASLPSDPGLRTPIFDYDPNIRDRVRRAYLQRGPCQPKKHTYPTRISGGRPRKFCGSWFNEHPSWLEYSISTDAVFCLCCYLFRAGSGDSFVGKGFRGWRNKERLQLHIGGPKSAHNKALKNCEVLMNRKQHIDAIIEKQSEEEKRDNRKRLRASINCVRFLLRQGLAFRGHDETEASLNRGNFIELLKWLADNNEEIKVVVLENAPGNQKLIASDIQKDITKCFSSEILSEIIKELGDGPFTLLLDEYKDISSKEQLAIVLRYVHKGHVIERFVGIEHVTSTTANSLKATLDDLFSRHGLSISILRGQGYDGASNMQGEYNGLKALILKDNDCAYFVHCFAHQLQLAVVAVAKKHTYVEEIYVVMSYLVNVVAGSAKRQDMLREKQAEAVFEALCSGEILTRRGLNQESTLKRAGDTRWGSHHNTIVSLINIFSSVITLLEDLAVDSDKKFEAKVILDSLKNFNFIFSLHLMKKILGITNDLSKALQRKHQDIVNAMKLVTVCRERLQIMRDKEWDSLLSEVSSFCARHHIKVPDMNDVFQREGRPRRNTQEVNN; encoded by the coding sequence ATGCTTAGGTACTTCCAGAGAAAAAATAGAGACAACAATGCTACAACAACACCTTCTGTCTCAAACCTGCATTCTACAACGCGAAATCATGTAATTCATGCTGAGAGTTCAAGTGCCCAGAATGTAGCACCGTCCTGCGCAGCTGAAAACGATGTGAATGAAAACTTACTGGCAAGTCTACCTTCGGATCCAGGACTGCGAACTCCAATATTTGATTATGATCCCAATATCAGAGACCGAGTTCGAAGAGCTTACCTACAAAGAGGTCCTTGTCAGCCAAAGAAGCACACCTATCCAACAAGAATATCTGGTGGCAGGCCAAGAAAGTTCTGCGGCTCTTGGTTCAACGAGCACCCAAGTTGGTTGGAATATAGCATTTCGACAGATGCGGTGTTTTGTCTTTGTTGCTATTTGTTTAGAGCTGGTAGTGGTGATTCCTTTGTGGGAAAAGGATTTAGAGGTTGGAGGAATAAAGAAAGGCTACAACTACATATTGGGGGGCCAAAAAGTGCACATAATAAGGCTTTGAAAAATTGTGAGGTGTTAATGAATAGGAAACAACACATTGATGCAATTATTGAAAAACAGTCGGAGGAAGAGAAAAGGGATAATAGGAAAAGGTTGAGGGCATCGATTAACTGTGTTCGATTTCTTTTACGGCAGGGGCTTGCATTTCGTGGACATGATGAAACTGAAGCTTCTCTCAACAGAGGAAACTTTATAGAGCTCTTAAAATGGTTGGCAGATAATAATGAAGAAATTAAAGTCGTTGTACTAGAGAATGCTCCAGGGAACCAAAAGTTAATAGCATCAGATATTCAAAAAGATATAACCAAGTGCTTCTCTTCTGAAATATTAAGTGAAATTATTAAAGAACTCGGGGATGGACCATTTACTCTCCTCTTAGATGAATATAAAGATATATCATCAAAAGAACAGCTGGCTATTGTTTTGAGATATGTGCACAAAGGTCATGTAATTGAGCGTTTCGTAGGAATCGAACACGTCACTAGTACAACTGCCAATTCACTTAAAGCAACATTGGATGATTTGTTTTCTCGACATGGATTGAGTATTTCCATATTACGAGGGCAAGGTTATGACGGGGCAAGCAATATGCAAGGTGAGTATAATGGTCTAAAGGCACTGATTTTGAAAGATAATGACTGCGCGTATTTTGTCCACTGCTTTGCTCATCAACTGCAACTAGCTGTTGTGGCTGTGGCAAAAAAACAtacatatgtagaagaaattTATGTCGTAATGAGTTACTTGGTGAATGTGGTAGCTGGATCAGCCAAACGTCAAGATATGCTTCGTGAGAAGCAAGCTGAGGCGGTCTTTGAGGCACTATGTAGTGGTGAGATATTAACTAGGCGAGGCCTTAATCAAGAAAGTACTCTTAAACGAGCTGGTGACACGCGTTGGGGTTCGCATCACAATACAATAGTAAGCCTGATTAATATATTCTCATCTGTTATAACACTTTTGGAAGATTTAGCAGTGGATTCTGATAAGAAATTTGAAGCTAAGGTTATCCTAGATTCtttgaaaaatttcaattttattttcagcTTGCACTTGATGAAAAAGATTCTGGGAATTACAAATGATCTGTCAAAGGCATTGCAGAGAAAACATCAAGACATTGTAAATGCCATGAAATTAGTTACAGTATGCAGGGAACGACTCCAGATAATGAGAGATAAGGAATGGGATTCATTGTTGTCAGAAGTATCCTCTTTTTGTGCAAGGCACCACATCAAAGTTCCTGATATGAATGATGTGTTCCAACGGGAGGGTCGACCAAGGCGTAATACTCAAGAGGTAAATAATTAG